In one Conger conger chromosome 5, fConCon1.1, whole genome shotgun sequence genomic region, the following are encoded:
- the LOC133129560 gene encoding pentraxin-related protein PTX3-like, whose protein sequence is MSLSRVLLAACLLCGRLSLGYEDYQVTYDDSYYNEIPMEEREATPSAAPCQSQEASRWDKLFIALEDSHMRQNMLLHSLDAVVGAELRALAGDLRKVAGGNAAAWAGSADALANRVAAQLGRRVEAAAGRGAREAGAERSSRQEAALQRLLEAGRKQEARLDAIEEACRGGPGEAPLETTLAAMATELQRLQAQLDASQRVANQNFLPSGYHTGLLFPARSRFPHARAEAHTRAPLRSLTVCLWANPARPLNRTALFSYGRPGEARLLLQGGPGGAAVLSAGGEDAAPLEARGVVEERSWGHYCGSWSAERGQAALWADGRLVASSVAGAEAQALPAQGTFFLGGYEAHLPAFAGMMTGFNVWDRVLGAEEISQHARLGGGRGNVVAWGTSVIVPLNGSVFVT, encoded by the exons aTGTCCCTGTCGAGGGTCCTCCTGGCCGCCTGTCTCCTGTGCGGCCGCCTGTCTCTCGGGTACGAGGACTACCAGGTCACCTACGATGACTCCTATTACAACGAGATCCCCATGGAGGAACGGGAAG CGACCCCCTCCGCCGCGCCCTGCCAGTCTCAGGAGGCGTCCCGCTGGGACAAGCTCTTCATCGCCCTGGAGGACTCCCACATGAGGCAGAACATGCTGCTGCACTCCCTGGACGCCGTCGTCGGGGCGGAGCTGCGGGCCCTGGCGGGCGACCTGCGCAAGGTCGCCGGGGGCAACGCGGCGGCCTGGGCGGGGTCGGCGGACGCCCTGGCCAATCGGGTGGCGGCGCAGCTGGGCCGCCGGGTGGAGGCGGCCGCGGGGCGGGGGGCCCGGGAGGCGGGGGCCGAGCGCTCCTCCCGGCAGGAAGCGGCCCTGCAGCGGCTCCTGGAGGCCGGCAGGAAGCAGGAGGCGCGGCTGGACGCCATCGAGGAGGCGTGCCGCGGCGGGCCGGGGGAGGCGCCGCTCGAGACCACGCTGGCCGCCATGGCGACGGAGCTCCAGAGGCTGCAGGCCCAGCTGGACGCCTCGCAGCGCGTGGCCAATCAGAACTTCCTGCCCTCAG gctacCACACGGGGCTGCTGTTCCCCGCACGCTCCCGGTTCCCTCACGCGCGGGCGGAGGCGCACACGCGCGCCCCTCTGCGCTCCCTGACGGTGTGCCTGTGGGCCAATCCGGCGCGGCCGCTCAACCGCACCGCGCTCTTCTCCTACGGGCGGCCGGGGGAGGCGCGGCTCCTCCTGCAGGGCGGCCCCGGCGGGGCGGCCGTCCTGTCGGCGGGCGGGGAGGACGCGGCGCCCCTGGAGGCGCGGGGCGTGGTGGAGGAGCGGAGCTGGGGGCACTACTGCGGGAGCTGGAGCGCGGAGCGGGGCCAGGCCGCGCTGTGGGCCGACGGGAGGCTGGTGGCCAGCTCCGTCGCCGGGGCGGAGGCCCAAGCCCTGCCCGCGCAGGGCACCTTCTTCCTGGGCGGGTACGAGGCGCACCTCCCCGCCTTCGCCGGGATGATGACGGGCTTCAACGTGTGGGACAGGGTGCTGGGCGCCGAGGagatatcccagcatgctcggctgggcgggggcagggggaaTGTGGTGGCCTGGGGCACCTCGGTCATCGTCCCGCTCAACGGCTCCGTGTTCGTCACCTGA